A region from the Bacteroidota bacterium genome encodes:
- the dndC gene encoding DNA phosphorothioation system sulfurtransferase DndC — protein MALNISHLEHEIIDQYLYDEHPTRPWIIGFSGGKDSTMLLQVVWNALKKIEPVLLTRQIYVVCNDTLVENPRIVKFINKTLKRIQKEANLNNFPIIVEQTTPKLDDSFWVRLIGLGYPAPNKFYRWCTERLKINPTTRLITEKIGENGAAIILLGTRSDESSNRAASIKRHEVKGQRLRKHQLPNAYVYAPIKDVTINELWQYLNQVPPPWGGNHKELVTLYRNANSGDCPLVIDDTTPSCGNSRFGCWTCTVVNKDKSMEGLIENGEEWMQPLADIRNFLIETRDNPEIWREKRRRNGDISENLWGPYKFETRVEILKRILKAQKSLEATEGIELITHQEMVLIQYHWFRDCFFKTKVSQLYNRVFKTQIDMSKQEEKFKQEADLLKKSCKQEPKDVEFIQDLLALQKTKTLMIRKRGLQSDIDNRLNQFIEELKNPS, from the coding sequence ATGGCATTAAACATATCGCATCTCGAACATGAGATAATTGACCAATATCTTTATGACGAGCACCCAACTCGACCTTGGATAATCGGTTTCAGTGGTGGGAAGGATTCCACCATGCTTTTGCAAGTAGTTTGGAATGCGCTTAAAAAAATTGAACCGGTTCTTTTAACTCGACAAATTTATGTAGTGTGCAATGACACACTTGTTGAAAATCCCAGAATCGTTAAGTTCATAAATAAAACGCTAAAGCGGATTCAGAAAGAAGCCAACCTAAATAATTTTCCAATTATTGTAGAACAAACCACACCAAAATTGGATGACAGTTTTTGGGTGCGACTAATTGGGCTGGGCTACCCAGCCCCAAACAAATTTTACCGGTGGTGCACAGAGAGATTAAAAATAAATCCAACCACCCGGTTGATTACTGAAAAGATTGGAGAGAATGGGGCAGCAATAATTTTGTTGGGAACACGAAGCGATGAAAGTTCAAACAGAGCAGCATCAATCAAACGTCACGAAGTAAAAGGGCAGCGTTTACGTAAGCATCAACTCCCAAACGCTTATGTGTATGCACCCATAAAGGATGTAACTATAAATGAGTTGTGGCAATATCTCAATCAAGTGCCCCCGCCCTGGGGAGGTAACCATAAAGAATTGGTAACACTCTACAGAAATGCCAATAGTGGTGATTGTCCTTTAGTCATTGACGACACAACACCAAGTTGCGGGAACAGTCGGTTTGGTTGCTGGACTTGCACCGTTGTGAACAAAGATAAATCAATGGAAGGTTTGATTGAGAACGGTGAAGAATGGATGCAGCCGTTGGCTGACATCAGAAATTTTTTAATTGAAACAAGAGACAATCCAGAAATTTGGAGAGAGAAACGTAGACGCAATGGTGATATAAGTGAAAATCTTTGGGGGCCATATAAATTTGAAACGAGAGTTGAAATTTTAAAACGAATATTGAAAGCTCAAAAATCATTGGAGGCAACTGAGGGCATTGAACTAATAACACACCAGGAAATGGTATTGATTCAATACCATTGGTTCAGAGATTGTTTTTTCAAAACGAAAGTATCACAACTTTATAATCGCGTATTCAAAACACAAATTGATATGAGTAAACAAGAAGAAAAATTCAAACAGGAAGCAGACCTGCTAAAAAAATCCTGTAAGCAGGAACCAAAAGATGTCGAATTTATCCAAGACCTTTTGGCATTACAAAAAACCAAAACGTTAATGATTCGGAAAAGAGGTTTGCAATCTGATATTGACAACCGGTTGAATCAATTTATTGAAGAATTAAAAAACCCAAGTTAA
- the dndD gene encoding DNA sulfur modification protein DndD, which produces MTIKEIELYNFRIYKGENSIDLTTEGKKNIFVISGRNGFGKTTFLMSMVWCLYGKNMQEVDDLYKKEIVDQGGYSKYIVNSLNRLAKAEEDHNFHVSITFTNVNIPEVPCKEIVVKRSYNAKTSVAEEVEVLIDGYPSELAKEVGQEIFIREFIMPIEIAKFFFFDAEKIVSLAEVNTAEQRKNLSRAYSEVLGIKKYEDIKNELENLQLKIRQESASATEKGQLKQLEAEVETCEERITENHKLISEQREKRNEKNKESRDIQEKLIKAGSLITVEELQRIREQEDELIKRQTELQNELKDSYDIIPFAIAGDKFLEVNRQLENESNHKAAQYKDENVNDVTNKILTDLLNIPKPEKLAIDHQVHDFYATAFKGLIRKHFFSDTKALPGDFKIIHEFSDSEKNELQAVLSNIKLSFRESFKRINGDYNQTRNELNGIRRKIKDAEANQEDPIIAEFRKNKDLLDKEVIRIDDTISSLDREIGEFTNEKTQKGKLIETLSRKLKVSENNVEKDTIIARNISNLKDFISKFKAKKKESLEEQILNGLNTLLHKKGFIKKVDVEIIGDDIDIVLKNARGEEIKKESLSKGEQQMYATALLRGLVEESDIQFPVFIDSPMQKFDEQHAENIVKYFYPNISDQVVIFPLINKELTAREFEILSKHIAQTFLINNVHEDKSEFIAIEPDKFFKTYNRMYNDAD; this is translated from the coding sequence ATGACAATTAAAGAAATTGAACTCTACAATTTTCGCATCTACAAAGGCGAAAACTCCATTGACCTAACTACAGAAGGAAAGAAAAACATTTTCGTTATAAGCGGCAGAAACGGCTTTGGGAAGACAACCTTTCTAATGTCAATGGTATGGTGCTTGTATGGGAAAAACATGCAAGAAGTTGACGATTTGTATAAAAAAGAAATTGTTGACCAGGGAGGTTACAGCAAATACATTGTGAATTCTCTTAATCGTTTGGCAAAGGCTGAAGAAGACCATAATTTTCATGTCTCAATCACTTTCACCAATGTAAATATTCCCGAAGTTCCTTGTAAAGAAATCGTAGTTAAGCGCAGCTACAATGCAAAAACAAGTGTTGCAGAAGAGGTAGAAGTTTTAATTGATGGTTACCCAAGCGAATTAGCAAAGGAAGTTGGACAAGAAATTTTCATTCGTGAATTCATCATGCCAATAGAGATTGCAAAATTTTTCTTTTTTGATGCGGAAAAAATTGTAAGCCTTGCGGAAGTGAACACCGCTGAGCAACGTAAAAATCTTAGTCGAGCATATTCGGAGGTTTTAGGAATTAAAAAATATGAAGACATTAAAAACGAGTTAGAAAACCTGCAACTTAAGATTCGCCAAGAATCTGCAAGCGCAACAGAAAAGGGACAGCTAAAACAATTAGAAGCCGAAGTAGAAACTTGTGAAGAAAGAATAACCGAAAATCACAAATTGATTAGTGAACAGAGAGAAAAACGAAACGAAAAAAATAAAGAATCAAGAGATATACAAGAAAAACTAATAAAGGCAGGAAGTCTAATTACAGTTGAGGAACTGCAACGCATAAGAGAACAAGAAGATGAATTAATAAAAAGACAAACCGAATTGCAAAATGAGTTGAAAGATTCCTATGACATCATTCCATTTGCAATTGCAGGAGATAAATTTTTAGAAGTGAATCGTCAATTGGAAAATGAATCTAATCATAAAGCAGCGCAATACAAAGACGAGAATGTAAATGATGTTACCAATAAAATCTTAACGGACTTATTGAACATTCCTAAGCCTGAAAAATTAGCCATTGACCATCAAGTGCATGATTTTTATGCGACAGCTTTTAAAGGGTTAATTCGCAAGCATTTCTTTTCCGATACCAAAGCATTACCCGGAGACTTTAAAATCATTCATGAATTTTCTGATTCAGAAAAAAACGAACTGCAAGCAGTTCTAAGCAACATTAAATTGTCTTTTCGAGAATCTTTTAAACGTATTAATGGGGACTATAATCAAACAAGAAATGAACTGAATGGAATCCGTAGGAAAATCAAAGACGCAGAAGCAAATCAAGAAGACCCAATCATAGCTGAGTTTCGAAAAAACAAGGACCTTTTAGACAAAGAAGTAATTCGCATTGATGACACTATAAGTTCACTTGACAGAGAGATTGGAGAATTTACCAATGAGAAAACTCAAAAAGGAAAATTGATTGAAACACTTTCAAGGAAATTGAAGGTATCGGAAAATAATGTTGAAAAAGATACAATCATTGCCCGTAACATTTCCAACTTGAAAGATTTCATTTCAAAATTCAAAGCCAAGAAAAAGGAATCTTTAGAAGAACAAATCTTGAACGGCTTAAATACCTTGCTTCACAAAAAAGGGTTCATCAAAAAAGTTGATGTTGAAATTATCGGTGACGATATTGATATAGTATTGAAGAATGCAAGAGGCGAAGAAATCAAAAAAGAGTCTTTAAGTAAAGGCGAGCAACAAATGTATGCGACAGCTTTGCTTCGGGGGTTAGTAGAGGAAAGCGATATACAGTTTCCTGTGTTTATTGATTCGCCAATGCAGAAATTTGATGAACAACATGCTGAAAATATTGTAAAATACTTTTACCCGAACATTTCAGACCAAGTAGTAATATTTCCTCTTATCAATAAAGAATTAACCGCAAGAGAATTTGAAATTCTTTCCAAACATATAGCTCAAACTTTCTTAATTAACAATGTGCATGAAGATAAGAGCGAATTCATAGCAATAGAACCAGACAAATTTTTTAAAACCTACAACCGAATGTATAACGATGCTGATTAA
- a CDS encoding DUF853 family protein yields MLINLRTSEANKPVVQELTKRLNLGTENVVSRIAFAYSLSKGVKLNLETDLRDSKGKEYKDDILFGKYRDYYMAMVCQHYNLYKSDKDIGKYIKMHIDHGLTLMNKLFEENKNYSGLDFLLENIERGIEKLEGNDVTNDAIIFDEQTRRSRISNKDYYSSAIKIQVGKSLDDDNILFNLNDTSIHNNAHIAVAGNSGTGKTYFANSILKQVAEETKGEVNFLFLDFKGITEEDEKRNHTFFSKTKTELIKAPYKPFPINPLSFIDNVNEKNKIMGISKFVDIITSYSNIGKNQQQTLKDATREVFASKKGGQYPSFKEIYDKVLEIEGDKASTLKEILQSLSELDLFETKVDLKNSFLNKNYYLSLSGDLPRNVRFTSVFLIINYIYNTFMNMDNAPIEGKCQGMRYVLLIDEAHVIFKEKKSQDLLEKILREIRSKGVSVILLSQGIEEFNQPSFDFSSMCETAFLFDIKDKTNLKMMQKFLGLGDKDGLKLKSSMEKIQKYQLVSNLKEFKVAELFKA; encoded by the coding sequence ATGCTGATTAACCTAAGAACCTCAGAAGCCAACAAGCCAGTAGTTCAAGAACTAACAAAGCGGCTTAACCTTGGAACTGAAAATGTAGTTTCGAGAATTGCATTTGCATACTCTCTCTCAAAAGGAGTAAAACTAAATTTGGAAACAGATTTGCGAGACAGCAAAGGCAAGGAATACAAAGACGATATTTTGTTTGGGAAATATCGCGATTACTACATGGCTATGGTTTGCCAGCATTACAATCTTTATAAATCAGATAAAGACATTGGCAAGTATATCAAGATGCACATTGACCACGGTTTGACTTTGATGAATAAGTTATTTGAGGAAAACAAAAATTATTCCGGACTTGATTTCCTTTTAGAAAACATTGAAAGAGGAATTGAAAAATTAGAGGGAAATGATGTTACAAACGATGCGATAATTTTTGATGAACAAACAAGAAGAAGCAGGATTTCAAACAAGGATTATTATTCAAGTGCAATAAAAATTCAAGTTGGAAAATCGCTTGACGATGACAATATTTTGTTCAACCTCAACGACACAAGCATACACAACAATGCACACATAGCTGTTGCAGGTAATTCGGGCACGGGCAAAACTTATTTTGCAAACAGCATTTTGAAACAAGTTGCAGAGGAAACGAAAGGCGAAGTGAATTTTCTTTTTCTTGATTTCAAAGGTATCACAGAAGAAGATGAAAAAAGGAATCACACTTTTTTCAGCAAAACAAAAACGGAATTAATCAAAGCACCTTACAAGCCCTTCCCTATCAATCCGCTTTCATTCATTGACAATGTGAATGAGAAAAATAAAATAATGGGCATCAGTAAATTTGTTGACATCATTACCAGTTACAGTAACATTGGTAAGAACCAACAGCAAACTTTGAAAGATGCCACACGGGAAGTATTTGCTTCAAAGAAAGGTGGGCAATATCCATCATTCAAAGAAATTTACGACAAAGTATTGGAAATAGAGGGGGACAAAGCAAGCACCTTAAAAGAAATACTTCAAAGTTTAAGTGAGTTAGATTTATTTGAAACTAAGGTTGATTTGAAAAACAGTTTTCTCAACAAAAATTACTATTTGAGTTTGAGTGGCGACTTGCCAAGAAATGTTCGTTTTACTTCGGTGTTTCTTATTATCAATTACATCTACAACACTTTCATGAATATGGACAATGCACCCATTGAAGGTAAGTGTCAGGGCATGAGATATGTTTTATTGATTGATGAAGCCCATGTAATTTTTAAAGAAAAAAAGAGCCAAGACCTATTAGAAAAAATACTTCGTGAGATTCGTTCCAAAGGTGTTTCGGTAATTTTACTTTCACAAGGCATTGAAGAATTTAATCAACCTTCGTTTGATTTTAGCAGCATGTGTGAAACCGCTTTTCTGTTTGACATCAAAGACAAGACGAATTTAAAAATGATGCAAAAGTTTTTAGGACTTGGAGATAAAGACGGACTGAAACTAAAATCAAGTATGGAAAAAATTCAGAAGTATCAACTCGTAAGCAATTTGAAAGAATTTAAAGTTGCAGAACTATTTAAAGCATAA